One genomic segment of [Phormidium] sp. ETS-05 includes these proteins:
- a CDS encoding transglycosylase domain-containing protein produces MSAPQPPKPPKTILSVFTQAVQTVQARINMSLKLKPNARVPELRVKDGESATPQVYKLLGNRYILGRSAKTCDIVVSHSLVSQVHLTLYRDSQERDAPFYIKDEKSTNGIYRGKRRISQTLLRHGDTFTLGPPELADVVEMRYINPPPWYVLAMRWTFITAGGTTALVALFIGWEWQKFPVNPLPRGITGPVVVYARDGQTPLQPSYNNAHREFDKLSDYSKYLPNAVIASEDSRFYWHLGVDPIGIVRAVVANLRGGGIREGASTLTQQLARSLFREYVGTADSAGRKLREALVALKLETFYSKDDLLLTYLNRVYLGFDLYGFDDAARFYFDKSAADLTLSEAATLVGILPAPNSFNPVQNYQLAMKYRNGVLYRMERLGMIDADEADRARRSLIQVSPKAKEILSNTIAPYLWTHVFRELDDLLGEDVAREGNFIVETGLDPELQTKMEAALVRGVGDGVNGFSQGAMVTVDARTGEILALAGGVDFMQSQFNRATQAERQPGSTFKIFAYTAALEMGISPDNTYSCEPLQWQGASYSGCERSGGAVDMWRGLAQSENAIALRIAQQAGLDKVVQTARRMGVESKLNPVPGLVLGQSEVTLLEMTGAYSVLANGGKRNLPHAINRILDSSDCQDPTKPQTCRVIYDYQQQPGVNRQVIPADVARTMTRMLQGVVSNGTGRNAAIGLGEEAGKTGTTNDGVDLWFVGYVPSRDLVTGVWLGNDDNSPTSSGSALAASVWADFTRRAIGN; encoded by the coding sequence ATGAGCGCACCACAGCCTCCCAAACCCCCAAAAACCATCTTAAGCGTCTTCACCCAAGCAGTGCAGACGGTTCAAGCTCGGATTAACATGTCCCTGAAGTTAAAACCCAATGCCCGAGTGCCAGAATTACGGGTTAAGGATGGTGAAAGCGCAACACCACAAGTTTACAAGCTGTTGGGGAACCGGTACATCTTGGGCCGCTCTGCCAAAACTTGCGATATCGTCGTCAGCCATTCCCTAGTCAGTCAAGTTCACCTCACCCTGTACCGAGACTCTCAAGAGAGAGACGCCCCCTTTTACATTAAAGACGAAAAATCTACTAACGGCATCTATCGCGGTAAACGCCGCATCTCTCAAACATTACTCCGTCACGGGGATACTTTCACCCTCGGTCCGCCGGAGCTGGCGGATGTGGTGGAAATGCGGTATATTAACCCACCCCCTTGGTACGTGCTAGCAATGCGCTGGACTTTCATCACTGCTGGAGGTACAACCGCTTTAGTCGCCTTATTTATCGGGTGGGAGTGGCAGAAATTCCCGGTTAACCCCCTCCCCCGTGGTATCACCGGACCAGTGGTGGTCTATGCTCGGGATGGCCAAACCCCCCTCCAGCCCAGCTATAACAACGCTCACCGGGAGTTTGATAAATTATCAGACTATTCCAAGTATCTCCCAAATGCGGTCATCGCTTCGGAAGACAGCCGTTTTTACTGGCATTTGGGGGTTGACCCCATTGGTATCGTCCGAGCGGTGGTGGCGAACCTGCGGGGGGGTGGTATCCGTGAAGGAGCTAGTACCCTAACCCAACAACTCGCCAGAAGTCTGTTTCGCGAGTATGTGGGGACCGCAGACTCGGCGGGGCGTAAACTGCGGGAAGCCTTGGTGGCTCTGAAGTTGGAGACTTTTTACTCTAAGGATGATTTACTGCTCACTTATCTCAACCGGGTTTATTTGGGCTTTGACTTATACGGCTTTGATGATGCAGCGCGGTTTTATTTTGACAAGTCAGCGGCTGATTTAACTTTATCCGAGGCGGCGACTTTGGTGGGCATTTTGCCCGCTCCCAATAGTTTTAATCCGGTGCAGAATTATCAATTGGCAATGAAATATCGCAATGGGGTGCTGTATCGGATGGAGCGTCTGGGGATGATTGATGCGGATGAGGCGGACCGAGCCCGCCGCTCTCTGATTCAGGTCAGCCCCAAAGCTAAGGAAATTCTCAGCAATACGATCGCCCCTTATCTGTGGACTCACGTATTTCGGGAGCTGGACGACTTACTGGGGGAAGATGTAGCCAGAGAGGGTAATTTTATCGTCGAAACCGGTTTAGACCCCGAACTACAAACCAAGATGGAAGCGGCTTTGGTTCGCGGCGTGGGCGATGGGGTCAATGGCTTTTCCCAAGGAGCAATGGTGACAGTAGATGCTCGTACCGGCGAAATACTTGCCCTCGCTGGTGGCGTTGACTTTATGCAGAGTCAGTTTAACCGCGCTACCCAAGCCGAACGGCAACCCGGTTCAACCTTTAAAATTTTTGCCTATACCGCCGCTTTGGAAATGGGCATTAGTCCCGATAATACCTATTCTTGCGAACCCTTGCAGTGGCAAGGAGCATCCTATTCTGGTTGCGAGCGTTCTGGTGGAGCAGTGGATATGTGGCGGGGTTTGGCGCAGTCGGAAAATGCGATCGCCCTTCGGATCGCCCAACAAGCCGGTTTAGACAAAGTAGTGCAGACAGCTCGTCGTATGGGAGTAGAAAGCAAACTCAACCCCGTCCCCGGTTTAGTTTTGGGGCAAAGCGAAGTCACCCTCCTAGAAATGACTGGAGCCTATAGCGTTTTAGCCAATGGCGGTAAACGCAACCTTCCCCACGCCATCAATCGCATTTTAGATAGCAGCGACTGTCAAGACCCCACCAAACCTCAAACCTGTCGCGTCATTTACGATTACCAGCAGCAACCCGGTGTTAACCGCCAAGTCATCCCCGCCGATGTGGCTAGAACTATGACCCGAATGCTCCAAGGTGTGGTATCTAATGGCACGGGGCGCAATGCCGCGATCGGTTTAGGGGAGGAAGCGGGTAAAACCGGCACTACTAACGACGGTGTGGACTTGTGGTTTGTCGGTTATGTCCCCAGTCGTGATTTAGTCACCGGCGTTTGGTTGGGGAATGACGATAATTCCCCCACCAGCAGCGGTAGTGCTTTAGCCGCCTCGGTTTGGGCAGACTTCACCCGCAGGGCAATAGGAAACTGA
- a CDS encoding HEAT repeat domain-containing protein codes for MLLTNPTLIEEAYSAAAKDNWSLVMQCLQQFWAAGAGMKLKPQRGRRPQGTSDLSDQEALLELALKVLVNGDFQERWEVASFFPKLGNVAISPLLAILEDERADLDLRWFAGRILSQFEDPAVVAALVLLLDDDGDEELSEMATLALANIGDQAIASLAKLLEEPTSVALAVSCLERIRSSGTIGPLLQVVNHPDSIIRTKAIDALHSFDDPRIPPVLVAALNDTAAPVRKSAVIGLGLCCSHNSQHYPPDADLVQLLKARLWDFNLEVCQQAAIALSRLGTDTAAAAIFELFQSVATPVPLQVTAARSLHWMATPTALKYLEQILCQTRETEVFREIITGLGLIESAELTPIALQIITPALQNYHPHSPIHDSTIKISVAWAIASLTERSQLQPPELTEALHHLLTDPDTRVQLHVRHALGLS; via the coding sequence ATGCTTTTAACAAACCCAACTTTAATCGAGGAGGCGTATAGCGCCGCCGCTAAAGACAACTGGTCATTAGTGATGCAGTGCTTGCAGCAGTTTTGGGCAGCGGGTGCAGGTATGAAGTTAAAGCCCCAGAGAGGGCGAAGACCCCAAGGCACTTCTGACCTATCAGACCAAGAGGCATTGCTGGAGTTGGCGTTAAAAGTTTTGGTCAACGGCGATTTTCAAGAGCGCTGGGAGGTAGCCAGTTTCTTCCCTAAATTGGGTAATGTGGCGATTTCGCCCTTATTAGCTATTTTAGAAGATGAACGGGCAGACTTGGACCTGCGCTGGTTTGCTGGTCGCATCCTGAGTCAGTTTGAAGACCCCGCCGTGGTAGCAGCTCTGGTATTGCTCCTGGATGATGATGGGGATGAGGAATTGAGCGAAATGGCCACCCTCGCTCTGGCGAATATCGGCGACCAGGCGATCGCTTCTCTGGCAAAGTTGTTAGAGGAACCCACATCAGTAGCTTTGGCAGTGAGTTGTCTCGAGCGCATTCGCTCTTCTGGGACGATCGGTCCACTGCTGCAAGTAGTTAACCACCCTGACTCCATCATCCGCACCAAAGCTATCGATGCACTCCACAGCTTTGATGACCCCCGCATCCCCCCAGTCCTAGTCGCCGCTTTGAATGACACCGCTGCCCCAGTGCGCAAATCAGCCGTGATTGGTTTGGGCTTGTGCTGCAGTCACAACTCACAGCACTATCCCCCAGATGCAGATTTAGTGCAACTATTAAAAGCGCGATTGTGGGATTTTAATCTGGAAGTGTGCCAGCAAGCAGCCATTGCCCTGAGTCGTCTGGGTACAGACACCGCCGCCGCTGCCATCTTTGAGCTATTCCAATCTGTGGCCACCCCAGTCCCATTGCAAGTCACCGCTGCCCGCAGTTTGCACTGGATGGCTACTCCCACCGCACTAAAATATCTCGAGCAAATTCTCTGTCAAACCAGGGAGACAGAAGTTTTCCGCGAAATCATCACCGGTTTAGGGCTGATTGAATCAGCCGAACTCACGCCGATCGCCCTCCAAATTATCACCCCGGCTCTGCAAAATTATCATCCCCATTCTCCCATCCACGATTCCACCATCAAAATCTCTGTGGCATGGGCGATCGCTTCCCTCACCGAGCGCAGTCAACTCCAACCACCAGAACTGACAGAAGCACTCCATCACCTACTCACCGACCCCGATACCCGCGTTCAACTCCATGTACGTCATGCTCTCGGTCTCTCTTAA
- a CDS encoding YcjF family protein yields MPLSRLLTIFVGITVILSLVLWLVSSLYRLYLQVAWTSPLLGQLLVLLIILLLGVLIAAFAYYIGLFPSVIQTKKRRRAAPKIPERKIEAASETLQALKQQVDLIQDEVAKQALISKSREIESSLARGDLQVVVFGTGSAGKTSVVNALLGRMAGQVGAPMGTTEVGETYILKLKGLEREILITDTPGILEAGEGGKEREKRARQLATEADLLVFVVDNDLSRSEYEPLRGLVEIGKRSLIVFNKTDRYPEAERELILARLRERVRGFVSMMDVVAVMANPQPVQLDGGGVFQMEPDIMPLIRRMAAVLRAEGEDLVADNILLQSMRLGEEARRLLDGQRRRQAEKIVERFQWIGAGAIALTPLPGLDLLATCAVNAQMVIEIGNIYGCEINKERGRELALSLAKTLAGLGIVKGAVNLVATALQTNPGTLAVGKAVQGISAAYITRIAGKSFIEYFRHDQDWGDGGIAEVVQRQFQLNRKEEFFKGFVKDAINRVVEPLKLDIPIQPADFPESTEIIPQQLDDIYDDWETPINRRSQDDW; encoded by the coding sequence ATGCCTTTGTCCCGCCTGCTCACCATCTTTGTCGGTATCACCGTCATTCTATCCTTAGTGCTATGGCTGGTTAGTTCCCTATACCGGCTGTACTTGCAGGTGGCCTGGACTTCGCCCCTGTTAGGGCAGCTACTTGTCCTATTGATTATTCTACTCTTAGGAGTCCTGATTGCGGCATTTGCCTATTATATCGGGCTATTCCCCAGTGTAATCCAAACTAAGAAGCGCCGCCGAGCTGCCCCGAAAATTCCCGAAAGAAAAATCGAAGCTGCATCAGAAACCTTACAGGCTCTCAAGCAGCAAGTAGATTTAATCCAAGATGAGGTAGCCAAACAAGCCTTAATCAGTAAATCCCGAGAAATTGAATCCTCCCTGGCTCGGGGGGATTTACAAGTGGTGGTGTTTGGTACGGGTTCGGCGGGCAAAACATCGGTGGTAAATGCCCTGCTGGGGCGGATGGCGGGTCAAGTGGGAGCCCCGATGGGCACGACAGAGGTGGGGGAAACTTATATTTTGAAGTTAAAAGGATTAGAGCGGGAGATATTAATCACCGATACCCCAGGAATTTTGGAAGCTGGGGAGGGGGGAAAAGAGCGGGAAAAACGGGCTCGCCAGTTGGCAACGGAGGCAGATTTACTGGTGTTTGTGGTGGATAACGACTTGAGCCGATCGGAATATGAGCCCCTGCGAGGTTTGGTAGAAATTGGCAAACGCTCTTTAATTGTCTTCAACAAAACCGATCGTTATCCCGAAGCCGAACGAGAATTAATTTTAGCTCGCCTGCGGGAGCGAGTGCGGGGTTTCGTGTCTATGATGGATGTAGTCGCCGTGATGGCAAACCCGCAACCAGTGCAACTCGACGGCGGCGGGGTCTTCCAAATGGAACCAGATATTATGCCATTAATTCGCCGGATGGCAGCAGTTTTGCGAGCCGAAGGCGAAGATTTAGTGGCTGATAATATCTTACTCCAATCCATGCGCTTAGGAGAAGAAGCGCGGCGGTTACTAGATGGACAGCGGCGACGCCAAGCGGAGAAAATAGTAGAGCGATTTCAATGGATTGGAGCCGGAGCGATCGCCCTTACCCCCCTCCCCGGACTAGACCTCCTCGCCACCTGTGCTGTCAACGCCCAAATGGTGATAGAAATCGGCAATATTTACGGCTGTGAAATCAACAAAGAACGGGGACGAGAACTCGCTTTATCCCTTGCCAAAACCCTCGCCGGTTTAGGCATAGTTAAAGGAGCCGTCAACCTCGTAGCCACCGCCTTACAAACCAATCCCGGCACATTAGCCGTGGGTAAAGCCGTTCAAGGCATATCCGCCGCCTACATCACCCGCATTGCCGGAAAAAGTTTTATAGAATACTTCCGCCATGACCAAGACTGGGGCGATGGCGGTATCGCCGAAGTCGTGCAGCGGCAATTTCAACTCAATCGCAAAGAAGAGTTTTTTAAAGGTTTCGTCAAAGACGCCATTAACCGCGTAGTCGAACCTTTAAAACTAGACATTCCAATCCAACCAGCGGATTTTCCAGAATCAACAGAAATTATCCCGCAACAGTTAGATGATATATATGACGATTGGGAAACCCCCATAAATCGTCGGTCCCAAGATGATTGGTAA
- a CDS encoding HAMP domain-containing sensor histidine kinase, with protein sequence MQPSDRTPPEPQISINTATPNQTNSGSPLPTSPGWVWRVLGRLSIRHKIAFGYGISLAIAFTGTSLGILFGEQYQRQATTSLVQANDQEEILTELRIATLELPLYWHNLEYTETTDQKAAPIQTQVTRQQSDLRQQVTQIQKQLAALKSIEGSQLILDEYPNLLDAYAQELDKLLTSLSALDSSPAATATAKQLISDFTAQLPVRKLMGFSHELEPLIIEARKNQAKAEASLDKEAEYQELSIFISLLLSVGIAAFLAFITSRAIARTIEAVTDVAQRATKEANFHIQVPVFSEDEIGVLSQSINQLIARVCQLLEELEAEQESQLMQSEKMAALGRMIAGVAHELNNPINFIYGNITPAEEYLQDIFSLIETYTTEIPTPPAAVQEVADSIEIDFLQEDLSKILQSMKLGAERARSIVMSLKNFSRLDEGNPQPVDLRECIESTLLILHNRIKKNITIRCDYGDIPPVQGYMGLLYQVFMNILSNAVDALEESSTSKDKPEIIVITEQIDEKWAAVRISDNGPGIPPENYQKIFDTFFTTKPRGVGTGLGLAISRQIVEQKHGGKLLCKSQLGHGTEFMVLIPFQHKTNPPIPAIVNQSIAKS encoded by the coding sequence ATGCAGCCAAGCGATCGCACACCCCCCGAACCACAAATAAGTATCAATACCGCCACCCCCAACCAGACCAATTCTGGTTCTCCGTTACCCACCTCCCCGGGATGGGTCTGGCGGGTCCTAGGGCGACTCAGTATCCGCCATAAAATCGCCTTCGGTTACGGTATCAGTCTGGCGATCGCCTTTACTGGCACATCCTTGGGCATCCTCTTCGGCGAGCAATACCAGCGACAAGCCACCACCAGCTTAGTCCAAGCCAACGACCAGGAAGAAATACTAACCGAACTGCGCATCGCCACCCTAGAACTGCCCTTATACTGGCATAACCTGGAATACACCGAAACCACAGACCAAAAAGCTGCACCCATCCAAACCCAAGTCACCCGCCAGCAGTCAGACTTACGCCAGCAAGTCACCCAAATTCAAAAGCAACTCGCCGCCCTCAAATCCATAGAAGGCAGTCAACTCATCCTCGACGAATATCCCAATCTTCTCGATGCTTATGCCCAAGAACTAGACAAACTCCTCACCAGCTTGTCCGCTCTCGACTCCTCACCCGCAGCCACCGCCACCGCAAAGCAGCTCATCTCAGATTTTACCGCACAACTTCCCGTTCGGAAATTGATGGGTTTTTCTCACGAGCTAGAACCCCTGATTATCGAAGCCAGAAAAAACCAAGCCAAAGCCGAAGCATCCTTGGATAAGGAAGCCGAGTATCAGGAACTCAGCATATTTATCAGCCTATTATTATCTGTTGGTATTGCCGCTTTTTTAGCTTTCATCACCAGTAGGGCGATCGCTCGCACCATTGAAGCCGTCACCGACGTTGCCCAGCGTGCCACCAAAGAAGCTAATTTTCATATCCAAGTCCCCGTTTTCTCAGAAGATGAAATCGGCGTTTTAAGCCAATCCATTAACCAGCTCATCGCCCGGGTTTGCCAGCTCCTAGAAGAACTAGAAGCCGAGCAAGAATCCCAGCTCATGCAAAGCGAAAAAATGGCCGCATTGGGGCGGATGATTGCCGGAGTTGCCCACGAGCTGAATAACCCCATCAATTTCATCTACGGCAACATCACCCCCGCCGAAGAATATCTGCAAGACATCTTTTCCCTCATCGAAACCTACACCACAGAAATCCCCACCCCCCCCGCCGCCGTTCAGGAAGTAGCAGATAGCATAGAAATTGACTTTTTGCAAGAAGATTTATCTAAAATCTTACAATCCATGAAACTGGGAGCCGAACGGGCTCGCTCCATTGTAATGAGCCTGAAAAACTTCTCCCGCCTCGATGAAGGCAACCCCCAACCCGTGGATCTGCGCGAGTGCATCGAGAGTACCCTCCTTATCCTCCATAACCGCATCAAAAAGAACATCACCATCCGCTGTGACTATGGCGATATTCCCCCAGTACAAGGTTATATGGGATTGCTCTATCAAGTCTTTATGAACATCCTCAGCAACGCCGTTGACGCCTTAGAAGAAAGCAGTACCAGCAAAGACAAACCGGAAATTATTGTCATCACCGAGCAAATCGATGAAAAATGGGCTGCAGTACGCATATCTGACAATGGCCCCGGTATCCCCCCAGAAAATTACCAAAAAATCTTTGACACCTTTTTTACCACCAAACCCAGAGGCGTCGGGACAGGTTTAGGACTAGCCATCAGCCGCCAAATCGTGGAACAAAAACACGGTGGCAAACTCCTATGTAAATCCCAATTAGGTCACGGCACGGAATTTATGGTATTAATCCCATTCCAACATAAAACCAATCCCCCCATCCCCGCCATCGTCAACCAATCGATCGCCAAGTCTTAA
- a CDS encoding heavy metal-responsive transcriptional regulator, which yields MVFSPSPALLTAENCRGQNSRLKIGQVAAASGLPVKTIRYYEEIGLLEPTVARSDTGYRLFDAGVLNRLDFIKRAQSLGLSLSTIKEILEIRDRGELPCGEVKHRLLGKVEAINRQIEAMEMLKSELLELLSEWEEQPSTDKLAHTICPNLQADII from the coding sequence ATGGTATTTTCCCCATCCCCAGCTCTATTGACGGCTGAAAATTGCCGTGGGCAAAACTCCCGATTGAAAATCGGTCAAGTAGCGGCGGCCAGCGGGTTGCCAGTGAAGACAATCCGCTATTATGAGGAAATCGGACTCCTAGAACCCACAGTGGCAAGGTCCGATACGGGCTATCGGCTGTTTGATGCTGGGGTACTAAATCGGCTTGATTTTATTAAAAGGGCTCAGTCTTTGGGGCTGAGCCTCAGTACGATTAAGGAAATTCTGGAGATACGCGATCGGGGCGAATTGCCCTGCGGCGAGGTGAAACACCGGCTCTTAGGTAAGGTAGAAGCCATTAACCGCCAAATTGAAGCTATGGAAATGCTCAAAAGCGAGCTGCTAGAACTCCTATCGGAATGGGAGGAGCAACCCAGCACAGATAAACTCGCCCATACCATCTGCCCGAATCTCCAAGCAGACATAATATGA
- a CDS encoding WD40 repeat domain-containing protein: protein MKLSRTTLGWMAILVTSPLLPVSQSSSLPVFPIPDRPSQLTQTPRTPSSWRQPQLVATIRGHTAPVASLAITPDGQTLISGGGSNDPTIQLWNLPQRKHIATLIGHKSRVLSLAITPDGQTLISGGDDALVNFWDMRSRQLIRTFAAHSSFVMSLNVAPDGQTLLSAALDGMKIWNVPQRQLMDSQLPFQPLYSVTISPDGSRAATGSKNGAIQLWAITPECRGIGCLTPASSPTGTLKGHQAPASALAFTPDGTRLISGSYDQTIKIWHLDTDKVDTLPGHNTRIKSVAITADGQTLASAAADGIKIWNLSTGELLYSLTEGVEGVNALVFTPDGQFLIASGAQNTIKIWQGGNSNNGHLSLVTCPLSFVLWSLGPGTASCKGTASSTFG from the coding sequence ATGAAGTTATCTAGGACTACTTTAGGGTGGATGGCAATCTTGGTAACATCTCCTTTGCTCCCAGTTTCCCAGTCTTCCAGTCTCCCAGTCTTCCCCATCCCCGATCGCCCTTCCCAACTCACACAAACCCCTAGAACCCCTAGCAGTTGGCGTCAGCCGCAACTGGTAGCCACCATTCGAGGTCATACCGCCCCCGTAGCATCCCTGGCCATCACCCCCGATGGTCAAACCCTCATCAGTGGCGGTGGCAGTAATGACCCCACAATTCAACTGTGGAACCTGCCACAACGCAAACATATTGCCACCCTCATCGGACATAAAAGCCGCGTCCTATCTTTGGCCATCACCCCCGATGGTCAAACCCTCATCAGCGGCGGCGATGATGCCTTGGTCAATTTTTGGGATATGCGATCGCGGCAATTAATCCGCACCTTCGCCGCTCATTCCAGTTTCGTCATGTCCCTAAACGTCGCTCCCGACGGCCAAACCCTGCTCAGTGCGGCTTTAGACGGCATGAAAATCTGGAATGTCCCCCAGCGGCAACTAATGGATAGCCAGCTCCCCTTTCAGCCTTTATACTCCGTCACCATCAGTCCCGATGGCAGTCGAGCCGCCACTGGTAGCAAAAATGGTGCAATTCAGCTTTGGGCAATTACCCCCGAATGCCGAGGCATCGGTTGTTTGACCCCCGCCAGCTCTCCCACCGGAACTCTTAAAGGACATCAAGCTCCTGCCAGTGCCCTTGCCTTTACCCCCGATGGCACCCGCCTGATCAGCGGCAGTTATGACCAAACTATCAAAATCTGGCATTTAGACACCGACAAAGTAGATACTCTCCCCGGTCACAACACCCGCATCAAGTCCGTTGCCATCACTGCCGACGGTCAAACCCTTGCTAGTGCGGCTGCAGACGGCATCAAAATCTGGAACCTCAGCACTGGCGAGCTTTTGTACAGCCTGACTGAAGGTGTGGAAGGTGTCAATGCCTTAGTTTTCACTCCCGATGGCCAATTCCTCATCGCCAGCGGCGCCCAAAACACGATTAAAATTTGGCAAGGTGGCAATAGTAATAATGGTCACTTGTCACTTGTCACTTGTCCTTTGTCCTTTGTCCTTTGGTCCCTTGGTCCCGGTACAGCATCATGTAAGGGCACGGCATCATCAACATTTGGGTGA
- a CDS encoding chlorophyll a/b-binding protein, with protein MTQPQPTTTPNLPEPKMGFNEYAERLNGRAAMLGFVVALAIEYFTGQGLLSWLGLN; from the coding sequence ATGACACAACCGCAACCCACCACCACTCCCAACCTACCCGAACCCAAAATGGGCTTTAACGAATACGCCGAGCGTTTAAACGGTCGAGCTGCTATGTTAGGCTTCGTCGTGGCTTTGGCTATTGAATACTTCACCGGTCAAGGGCTGCTCTCCTGGCTCGGTCTGAATTAG
- the ald gene encoding alanine dehydrogenase, which translates to MLIGVPKETKDQEFRVGLSPSSVRVLTENGHQVFVETGAGAGAGFPDEDYILAGGQIVPTAAKAWNQELVVKVKEPLPPEYQFLQKGQLLFTYLHLAADRQQTEALIASGVSAIAYETVELPDKRLPLLVPMSIIAGRLAVQIGARFLERQQGGRGVLLGGVPGVKPGTVVILGGGVVGTEAARMAIGMGARVQILDINVDRLAYLETLFGSRVELLYSESLQLETVIPQADLLIGAVLVPGRRAPILVPRSLVQKMHPGSVIIDVAVDQGGCVETLHTTSHSNPTYVDEGVVHYGVPNMPGAVPWTATQALNNSTLPYVVKLAANGIKALETDRALAKGINVHDHQLVHPAVREVFPDLC; encoded by the coding sequence ATGCTGATTGGCGTACCCAAGGAAACCAAGGACCAGGAATTTCGGGTGGGTCTGAGTCCCAGCAGCGTTAGAGTGCTGACGGAAAATGGACATCAAGTGTTTGTGGAAACCGGAGCCGGAGCTGGGGCTGGTTTTCCCGATGAGGATTATATCCTAGCGGGGGGCCAGATTGTGCCCACGGCGGCTAAAGCCTGGAATCAGGAATTGGTGGTAAAGGTCAAAGAACCCCTACCCCCAGAGTACCAGTTTTTGCAAAAAGGACAATTGCTGTTTACTTACCTTCATTTGGCAGCGGATAGACAGCAAACAGAGGCTCTTATTGCTAGTGGCGTCAGTGCGATCGCCTATGAAACCGTAGAACTCCCAGATAAACGCCTCCCCCTCCTAGTCCCCATGAGCATTATCGCGGGTAGGTTGGCAGTGCAAATTGGGGCTCGGTTTCTGGAACGTCAGCAGGGAGGTAGAGGGGTGCTTCTCGGAGGCGTTCCGGGGGTGAAACCGGGAACTGTAGTGATTTTGGGTGGTGGCGTGGTGGGGACCGAAGCTGCCCGGATGGCAATAGGGATGGGGGCTCGCGTCCAAATTCTGGATATCAATGTGGACCGCTTAGCCTATCTGGAAACTCTATTTGGTTCCCGTGTGGAATTGCTGTATAGCGAATCTCTGCAACTGGAAACCGTGATTCCCCAAGCTGATTTACTCATCGGGGCGGTTTTGGTTCCTGGTCGTCGGGCTCCCATTCTTGTGCCTCGTTCTTTGGTGCAAAAAATGCACCCTGGTTCCGTGATTATTGATGTGGCGGTGGACCAAGGCGGCTGTGTGGAAACTCTCCACACCACCTCCCACAGTAATCCTACTTATGTGGATGAGGGAGTAGTCCATTATGGCGTCCCCAATATGCCGGGGGCTGTGCCTTGGACGGCTACTCAGGCTCTCAATAATAGCACATTACCCTATGTGGTGAAACTGGCAGCCAATGGCATTAAAGCTCTGGAAACTGACCGAGCTTTAGCTAAGGGAATTAATGTGCATGACCACCAATTAGTACATCCCGCCGTCCGGGAAGTATTCCCCGATTTGTGTTAA